In the genome of Flaviflexus ciconiae, one region contains:
- a CDS encoding integrase core domain-containing protein yields the protein MEGIAASIGSIGDAYDNSLAESTIGLYKTEAIRDDSPFRSGPLKQLEDVEWATAQWVDWYNTTRLHSRIDDLTPDEYEYLYYANLETPAHPELAPV from the coding sequence ATGGAAGGCATCGCCGCGTCAATCGGATCTATCGGCGATGCCTACGACAACTCGCTGGCTGAGTCCACGATCGGCCTGTACAAAACCGAGGCCATCCGAGATGATTCACCCTTCCGGAGCGGTCCTCTCAAGCAGCTCGAGGACGTCGAATGGGCTACGGCGCAGTGGGTTGATTGGTACAACACCACGCGCCTGCACTCCCGCATCGATGACCTCACGCCCGATGAATATGAATACCTCTACTACGCTAACCTAGAAACGCCCGCCCACCCGGAGCTGGCACCCGTATAA